A window from Spartinivicinus poritis encodes these proteins:
- a CDS encoding response regulator translates to MLKKADYLVVDDEPDICWVMKRILGSAGGSVVTLQTGEEVLALIKSHAFGRVFMDAKLPDIEGLELARQVHELVPSLQIVLVSGYYYKDDPTIQQALSDGLIYDFIAKPFTHNDILKML, encoded by the coding sequence TTGCTAAAAAAAGCAGATTATCTTGTTGTGGATGATGAGCCTGATATTTGTTGGGTAATGAAACGAATTCTAGGTTCGGCAGGTGGTAGTGTAGTCACTTTACAAACAGGAGAGGAGGTCTTGGCGCTTATTAAAAGCCATGCTTTTGGTAGAGTATTTATGGATGCCAAACTACCTGATATTGAAGGCTTGGAGCTGGCTCGACAAGTTCATGAATTGGTCCCTTCACTACAAATTGTACTGGTTTCTGGTTATTACTATAAAGATGATCCCACTATCCAGCAAGCATTGTCAGATGGCTTAATTTATGATTTTATTGCAAAGCCTTTTACCCATAATGATATTTTAAAAATGCTTTAA
- the gvpA gene encoding gas vesicle structural protein GvpA — MATIQKSTDSSGLAEVVDRILDKGIVVDAWVKVSLVGIELLSVEARVVVSSVETYLKYAEAIGLTASAAAPA, encoded by the coding sequence ATGGCTACTATTCAAAAATCAACTGATTCTTCTGGACTAGCTGAAGTAGTCGATCGTATTTTGGATAAAGGTATTGTAGTTGACGCGTGGGTTAAAGTTTCATTAGTGGGTATTGAATTATTATCTGTTGAAGCACGTGTTGTTGTTTCTTCAGTTGAAACTTATCTGAAATATGCCGAAGCTATTGGTTTAACTGCCAGTGCTGCTGCACCAGCCTGA